One segment of Dehalococcoidia bacterium DNA contains the following:
- a CDS encoding cytochrome c biogenesis protein CcdA codes for MEIGGVGLGVAFAAGVLSCLSPCLLPLVPSYIAYLMGTSAQGKPAAAMAPGGTVVAIRPVAITSGSPLGHALGFVSGFSLVFIAFGASLGLLGYFLRQHRDVVQKVAGSLLILLGLHLAGVITIPFLEQERRLGVDAARGYIRSFLVGASFAAGWSPCIGPTLGAILAVAVSGGSVMEAVLLLAAYSAGLAIPFLVMGLAFNALLPVYRWLKRAGGVINYVSGAMLVVVGILIFTGSLINLNSLFNWGPLSDLGSKL; via the coding sequence ATGGAGATAGGTGGGGTAGGCCTCGGCGTGGCCTTTGCCGCCGGTGTCCTATCATGTCTTTCGCCGTGCCTCCTCCCTTTGGTGCCCTCTTACATCGCCTACCTGATGGGCACATCGGCCCAGGGGAAGCCAGCGGCCGCCATGGCGCCCGGGGGGACGGTGGTGGCCATACGGCCGGTGGCCATTACCTCTGGTAGTCCCCTAGGGCATGCCCTTGGGTTTGTGAGCGGGTTCTCGCTGGTGTTCATCGCCTTTGGTGCCTCCTTGGGGCTCTTGGGGTACTTCTTGCGCCAGCACCGCGATGTAGTGCAGAAGGTGGCGGGCTCCCTGCTCATATTGCTGGGCCTGCACCTGGCGGGCGTCATCACCATCCCGTTTTTGGAGCAGGAGCGGCGCCTAGGTGTGGATGCGGCCCGGGGATATATTCGCTCCTTCTTGGTGGGGGCGTCCTTCGCTGCGGGGTGGAGCCCTTGCATAGGCCCCACATTGGGGGCCATCTTGGCTGTGGCGGTATCTGGGGGCAGCGTCATGGAGGCCGTCCTATTGCTGGCGGCCTATTCGGCGGGGCTGGCCATCCCCTTCCTGGTCATGGGCCTGGCCTTTAACGCTCTCCTGCCCGTTTACCGATGGCTGAAGAGGGCTGGGGGTGTCATCAACTATGTGAGCGGGGCCATGTTAGTGGTGGTAGGGATCCTCATATTCACTGGTAGCCTTATCAATCTCAATAGCCTCTTCAACTGGGGCCCCCTGTCCGACCTGGGCTCCAAGCTGTGA
- the rpsG gene encoding 30S ribosomal protein S7 gives MPRRRGRVVRREVPPDPKYGSVWVQKMINHIMWKGKKSKAEKIVYKALELVRQRTGEDPVKVFEQAVRNCMPVLEVRPRRVGGATYQIPIEVRPERQLSLAMRWLRDAARSRKGRPMFERLAAEILDASRGTGAAVKRRDDVHRMAEANRAFVHYRW, from the coding sequence ATGCCTAGACGCAGAGGTCGTGTAGTTAGGCGTGAGGTCCCGCCAGACCCCAAGTACGGGAGCGTCTGGGTGCAGAAGATGATCAACCACATCATGTGGAAGGGAAAGAAGAGCAAGGCCGAGAAGATCGTCTATAAGGCCCTTGAGCTGGTGCGTCAGCGCACCGGGGAGGACCCTGTTAAGGTCTTCGAGCAAGCGGTGCGCAACTGCATGCCGGTGCTGGAGGTGCGCCCACGGCGGGTGGGCGGGGCCACCTATCAGATCCCCATAGAGGTGCGGCCCGAGCGTCAGCTCTCCTTGGCTATGCGCTGGCTGCGCGATGCTGCCCGCTCCCGCAAGGGCCGCCCCATGTTCGAGCGGCTGGCGGCCGAGATCTTGGACGCCTCCCGAGGCACGGGGGCGGCCGTCAAGCGGCGCGACGATGTCCACCGCATGGCCGAGGCCAATAGGGCTTTTGTGCACTACCGGTGGTAG
- the rplP gene encoding 50S ribosomal protein L16, whose amino-acid sequence MLQPRRVKYRKQQRGRLKGRANSGNRVAFGEYGLQALGACWLTARQIEAARRVIVRAVRRGGKMWIRVFPDKPITKKPLETRMGGGKGPVDHWAAVVKPGRILFEVAGVKEDVAQEALTQAAHKLPIPCRIVRREVA is encoded by the coding sequence ATGTTGCAGCCCAGGAGGGTTAAGTACCGTAAGCAACAGCGAGGCCGCCTCAAGGGCCGGGCTAACTCTGGCAACCGCGTGGCCTTTGGTGAGTACGGCTTGCAGGCCCTAGGGGCGTGTTGGCTCACCGCCCGCCAAATAGAGGCCGCCCGCCGCGTCATCGTGCGGGCCGTCCGCCGCGGGGGGAAGATGTGGATCCGCGTCTTCCCCGACAAGCCCATTACCAAGAAGCCATTGGAGACGCGTATGGGTGGGGGCAAAGGGCCCGTAGACCACTGGGCGGCGGTGGTCAAGCCCGGGCGCATCCTCTTTGAGGTGGCGGGCGTAAAGGAGGACGTGGCCCAGGAGGCCCTTACCCAGGCGGCGCACAAACTCCCCATCCCCTGCCGCATCGTCAGACGGGAGGTGGCTTGA
- the rpsC gene encoding 30S ribosomal protein S3: MGHKIHPIGLRIGVIYGWQSKWFTDRKPVYTELLHEDLAIRRAILEALPDAAISKIEIERNANQVTVTIHTARPGIVIGRGGQRVDELRSQLEGLTGKRVRVNIQEVAVPELDARLVAQTIASQIERRVSHRRAMKQAVARAMQRGAKGIKIRVAGRLGGAEMSRKAVELVGRVPLHTLRADIDYGFAEAVIPQGVIGVKVWIYKGDVLPEREERVEEAVPVAEAPAEVTGDVAAQEG, encoded by the coding sequence ATGGGGCATAAGATCCATCCCATAGGGCTGCGCATCGGCGTCATCTACGGTTGGCAGAGCAAGTGGTTCACCGACCGCAAGCCCGTATATACGGAGCTGCTGCACGAGGACCTGGCCATACGCCGCGCCATTCTAGAGGCGCTGCCCGATGCCGCCATCTCCAAGATAGAGATCGAGCGTAACGCCAACCAGGTGACGGTCACCATCCACACCGCCCGCCCGGGCATCGTCATCGGCCGTGGTGGGCAGCGGGTGGACGAACTCCGCTCCCAGCTGGAGGGCCTCACCGGCAAACGGGTGCGAGTCAACATCCAGGAGGTGGCGGTGCCGGAGCTGGACGCGCGGCTGGTGGCCCAGACCATCGCCAGCCAGATAGAGCGCCGCGTCTCCCACCGGCGGGCCATGAAACAGGCGGTGGCCAGGGCCATGCAACGCGGGGCCAAGGGCATCAAGATCCGGGTGGCCGGCCGCCTGGGAGGGGCGGAGATGAGCCGCAAGGCGGTGGAGTTGGTGGGCCGCGTCCCCCTCCACACCCTGCGGGCGGACATCGACTACGGATTTGCCGAGGCGGTGATACCTCAGGGGGTCATCGGGGTCAAGGTGTGGATCTACAAGGGCGACGTCTTGCCCGAGAGGGAGGAGAGGGTGGAGGAGGCCGTCCCTGTCGCGGAGGCCCCAGCGGAGGTGACAGGTGATGTTGCAGCCCAGGAGGGTTAA
- the rplC gene encoding 50S ribosomal protein L3 — protein sequence MKVEGILGRKLGMTQLFAPDGTARPVTVLEVLPSTVVQVKTVEKDGYAAVQLGYGWRKRLNKPLKGHVKGLGSFRYLREFRVDDPKEWQVGQKVGCELFQPGDLVDITGISKGKGFAGVVKRHGFAGGPKSHGQSDRWRAPGSIGAGTDPGRVIKGLRMAGHMGARQVTVKNLLVVHVDPAKGIMMVQGAVPGHKGSLLKIKFAKSADDLKRRRAKARVAGG from the coding sequence ATGAAGGTGGAAGGAATCCTAGGCCGCAAGCTGGGCATGACCCAGCTCTTCGCCCCCGACGGGACGGCTCGTCCCGTCACCGTCCTAGAGGTGCTGCCGTCCACAGTGGTGCAAGTCAAGACGGTGGAGAAGGACGGCTATGCCGCCGTCCAGCTGGGCTATGGCTGGCGCAAGCGGCTCAACAAGCCCCTTAAGGGCCACGTCAAGGGGTTGGGGAGCTTCCGCTACCTCCGAGAATTCCGAGTGGATGATCCTAAGGAGTGGCAGGTGGGCCAGAAGGTGGGGTGCGAGCTCTTCCAGCCGGGCGACCTGGTGGACATCACTGGCATCTCCAAGGGAAAGGGGTTCGCTGGTGTGGTGAAGCGCCACGGCTTTGCCGGCGGGCCCAAGAGCCATGGCCAGTCGGACCGGTGGCGGGCCCCGGGGTCCATCGGCGCCGGCACCGACCCCGGCCGGGTCATCAAGGGGCTGCGCATGGCAGGGCACATGGGGGCCCGCCAAGTGACGGTCAAGAACCTGCTGGTGGTGCATGTGGACCCAGCCAAGGGCATCATGATGGTGCAGGGGGCTGTGCCCGGCCACAAGGGGAGCCTCCTGAAGATCAAGTTCGCCAAGTCCGCCGACGACCTGAAGCGGAGGAGGGCCAAGGCCCGTGTTGCTGGTGGTTAA
- the rplW gene encoding 50S ribosomal protein L23 produces MSKALHPTQVIIRPIVTEKATYLAEQNKYVFEVHPDANKTLVKEAVEKGFGVKVRKVNIIRLQRRARRTARGHLLEGRRWKKAIVTLAEGYRIELFEGV; encoded by the coding sequence GTGAGTAAGGCCCTCCACCCCACCCAGGTCATCATCCGGCCCATCGTGACCGAGAAGGCCACCTACCTGGCCGAGCAGAACAAGTACGTCTTTGAAGTGCACCCCGATGCCAACAAGACCCTTGTCAAAGAGGCGGTGGAGAAGGGGTTCGGGGTGAAGGTCAGGAAGGTCAACATCATCCGCCTGCAGCGGCGGGCCCGCCGCACCGCCAGGGGCCATCTGTTGGAGGGCCGGCGGTGGAAGAAGGCCATCGTCACCCTGGCCGAGGGCTATAGGATAGAGCTGTTCGAGGGCGTGTGA
- the rplB gene encoding 50S ribosomal protein L2, which yields MGVKVYKPTSPGRRNATGYTFEEITKKEPEKALTVPKKGTGGRNNQGKITVRHRGGGVKRRIRIIDFKRDKWGVPGRVAAIEYDPNRSARIALIHYADGDKRYILCPLGLQVGDTVMSGPGAEVKPGNALPLKEIPVGTLVHNIELHKGKGGQVVRAAGAAAQVLGREERYVLVRLPSGEVRRIFGECMATIGQVGNVEHDQIRLGKAGRRRLLGWRPAVRGSAMTPRDHPHGGGEGRAPVGLPHPKTPWGKPALGVRTRRRKDTDKYIVRRRYEQ from the coding sequence ATGGGCGTTAAGGTTTACAAGCCCACCTCCCCCGGCCGGCGCAATGCCACCGGATACACCTTCGAGGAGATCACCAAGAAGGAGCCGGAGAAGGCCCTCACCGTCCCCAAGAAGGGCACGGGGGGCCGCAACAACCAAGGGAAGATCACCGTGCGCCACCGCGGGGGCGGCGTTAAGCGGCGCATCCGCATCATCGACTTCAAGCGGGACAAGTGGGGGGTGCCGGGCCGGGTGGCGGCTATCGAGTACGACCCCAACCGCTCGGCCCGCATCGCCCTCATCCATTACGCCGACGGTGACAAGCGGTACATCCTCTGCCCCCTGGGGCTGCAGGTGGGGGACACCGTCATGTCCGGGCCGGGGGCGGAGGTCAAGCCAGGCAACGCCCTCCCGTTGAAGGAGATACCGGTGGGCACCCTGGTGCACAACATCGAGCTGCACAAGGGTAAGGGAGGGCAGGTGGTGCGGGCGGCCGGGGCGGCGGCCCAGGTGCTGGGGCGGGAGGAGCGCTACGTTTTGGTGCGCCTGCCATCGGGAGAGGTGCGCCGCATCTTCGGGGAGTGCATGGCCACCATAGGCCAGGTGGGCAACGTGGAACACGACCAGATCCGACTGGGGAAGGCTGGCCGCCGCCGCCTCTTGGGATGGCGGCCGGCGGTGCGGGGCTCGGCCATGACGCCCCGTGACCATCCCCACGGTGGGGGAGAGGGTCGGGCCCCAGTGGGGCTGCCCCACCCCAAGACCCCATGGGGCAAACCAGCCCTGGGGGTGCGCACCCGCCGTCGCAAGGACACCGATAAGTACATCGTCCGCCGGCGCTATGAGCAGTAG
- the rpsL gene encoding 30S ribosomal protein S12 encodes MPTINQLVRKGRRPVKKKSKAPALLYSFNSLKGTLRVVPSPQKRGVCTAVRTMTPKKPNSALRKIAKVRLTNGIEVTAYIPGEGHNLQEHSIVLVRGGRVKDLPGVRYHIVRGALDCAGVSGRRQQRSKYGARRPSS; translated from the coding sequence ATGCCGACCATAAACCAGCTGGTGCGAAAGGGGCGGCGGCCGGTGAAGAAGAAGTCTAAGGCCCCCGCTCTCCTATACAGCTTCAATAGCCTGAAGGGCACACTGCGGGTGGTGCCTTCCCCCCAGAAGAGGGGGGTCTGCACCGCTGTGCGCACCATGACCCCTAAGAAGCCCAACTCCGCCCTGCGCAAGATAGCCAAGGTGCGCCTCACCAATGGCATCGAGGTGACGGCTTACATCCCTGGGGAGGGGCACAACCTGCAGGAGCACTCCATCGTCCTGGTGCGGGGGGGCAGGGTCAAGGACCTGCCCGGTGTCCGCTACCACATCGTGCGGGGAGCCCTGGACTGCGCCGGCGTGAGCGGGCGCCGTCAGCAGCGCAGCAAGTACGGGGCGCGGCGTCCCTCCAGCTAA
- the rplV gene encoding 50S ribosomal protein L22, translating into MQVKAFVRNVPISPKKARLILDEIRGRRVDEALTILRFMTTPKAKIVAKAVRSAAANAENNYHMDPRRLQVVACWVGDGIRLKRLNPRARGRADIIRRRRSNITIVVDEV; encoded by the coding sequence ATGCAGGTGAAGGCCTTTGTCCGCAACGTCCCCATCTCCCCTAAGAAGGCCCGTCTCATCCTGGACGAGATCCGCGGTAGGCGGGTGGACGAGGCCTTGACCATCCTGCGCTTCATGACCACTCCCAAGGCCAAGATAGTGGCCAAGGCCGTGCGATCGGCGGCAGCCAACGCCGAGAACAACTATCATATGGACCCCCGCCGCCTGCAGGTGGTGGCGTGCTGGGTGGGGGACGGTATCCGGCTCAAGCGGCTCAACCCGCGGGCGCGGGGCCGGGCGGACATCATCCGCCGCCGTCGCTCCAACATCACCATCGTGGTGGACGAGGTGTAG
- the rplD gene encoding 50S ribosomal protein L4 — protein MLLVVKNIEGQEVGTIEVEDYVFGLRPNKAVLHQAYVAQRANQRRGTASTKTRGEVKGSTRKVRPQKYTGRSRQGSIRAPHWRHGGVVFGPKPRDYSQRLPKKMRRLAIRSALSGKVADGELVVVDKLEMERPNTKEMARILRNLGVERSALVVTGEPDRNVYLSVRNLEGKKWLPAAYLNVVDLLHHRHVVMTEAAVRKAEELWGQEAERRRALRRCGIRE, from the coding sequence GTGTTGCTGGTGGTTAAGAACATCGAAGGCCAAGAGGTGGGCACCATCGAGGTGGAGGACTACGTATTTGGCCTCCGCCCCAACAAGGCTGTCCTCCACCAGGCCTATGTGGCCCAACGGGCCAACCAGCGGCGGGGGACGGCCAGCACCAAGACCCGCGGCGAGGTCAAGGGGAGCACCCGCAAGGTGCGCCCCCAGAAGTACACCGGCCGCTCCCGCCAGGGGAGCATCCGCGCCCCCCACTGGCGGCACGGAGGGGTGGTCTTTGGCCCCAAGCCCCGCGACTATTCGCAGCGGCTGCCCAAGAAGATGCGGCGCCTAGCTATCCGCTCTGCCCTCTCGGGCAAGGTGGCCGATGGCGAGCTGGTGGTGGTGGACAAGCTGGAGATGGAGCGCCCCAACACCAAGGAGATGGCCCGCATCCTCCGCAACCTGGGGGTGGAACGCTCGGCCCTGGTGGTGACGGGTGAGCCCGACCGCAACGTCTACCTCTCGGTGCGCAACCTGGAGGGGAAGAAGTGGCTGCCCGCCGCCTACCTCAACGTGGTGGACCTCCTGCACCACCGCCATGTGGTGATGACGGAGGCGGCAGTGCGCAAGGCCGAGGAGCTCTGGGGCCAGGAGGCGGAGCGGCGGCGGGCGCTGAGGAGGTGTGGCATCCGTGAGTAA
- the rpsS gene encoding 30S ribosomal protein S19 yields the protein MSRSRKKGPYVDPKLMEKVRKVRSSGQRMVIKTWSRRSTIVPEMVGLTIAVHDGRRHVPIYITENMVGHKLGEFAPTRTFRGHSGKTAQVARMKKK from the coding sequence TTGTCGCGCTCGCGCAAGAAGGGCCCGTACGTGGACCCTAAGCTGATGGAGAAGGTGCGCAAGGTCCGCAGCTCGGGGCAGCGGATGGTCATCAAGACTTGGTCGCGGCGCTCCACTATCGTGCCGGAGATGGTGGGGCTCACCATCGCTGTGCACGACGGGCGGCGGCACGTCCCCATCTACATAACCGAGAACATGGTGGGGCACAAGCTAGGGGAGTTCGCCCCCACCCGCACCTTCCGTGGTCACAGCGGCAAGACGGCCCAAGTGGCGCGCATGAAGAAGAAGTAG
- a CDS encoding S8 family peptidase has translation MVGLVRRLLILAGGVGVLALLLLGQPRAFTTSAEADIVPGEVLVKFRPGTPAQVVAEVHRQNGGRVKEEIPGIAVQVVLVPPGQERARAAAYARNPHVLFAEPNGIWQAVGFPNDPRFGDQWGLHNTGQNGGTADADIDAPEAWVISTDSTGIVVAILDTGIDQSHEDLKDKLLADNLNFSGSKTVDDRYGHGTHVAGIAAAVTDNRLGVAGTCPACRLLNVKVLNDNGFGSWDAIANGIVAAADAGAKVINMSLGGYSASKTVEEAVNYAWDKGAVLVAAAGNDNTDSPLYPAAYGKVIAVGATDNKDQKASFSNYGDWVDIGAPGVSILSTAPDHRNRLWIWGVKYAYGSGTSMATPFVSGVAGLVWARGACDNNTCVRTAVEGNADTPSGLVGQWPSGGRLNACRAVGGSCP, from the coding sequence ATGGTAGGGCTGGTCAGGCGATTGCTCATCCTTGCTGGTGGCGTGGGGGTGTTGGCGCTGCTCCTCCTGGGCCAGCCCCGCGCCTTCACAACGTCCGCCGAGGCCGACATCGTCCCCGGCGAGGTGCTGGTCAAGTTCCGGCCCGGCACTCCCGCCCAGGTCGTGGCCGAGGTGCACCGACAGAACGGGGGTCGGGTAAAGGAGGAGATACCCGGCATCGCCGTGCAGGTGGTCCTGGTGCCGCCAGGGCAGGAGCGGGCCCGCGCCGCCGCTTATGCCCGCAACCCTCACGTACTGTTCGCCGAGCCCAACGGCATCTGGCAGGCGGTGGGCTTCCCCAACGACCCCCGTTTTGGCGACCAGTGGGGGCTGCACAACACCGGCCAGAACGGCGGCACCGCCGATGCCGACATCGACGCCCCCGAGGCATGGGTCATCAGCACGGACAGCACGGGTATCGTCGTTGCCATCCTGGACACGGGCATCGACCAGAGTCACGAGGACCTGAAGGACAAGCTGCTGGCCGACAACCTGAACTTCAGCGGCAGCAAGACGGTGGACGACCGCTACGGCCACGGCACCCACGTGGCCGGCATCGCCGCCGCCGTCACCGACAACCGTCTGGGGGTGGCGGGCACCTGCCCAGCCTGCAGGCTGCTGAACGTAAAGGTGCTGAACGACAACGGCTTCGGCTCCTGGGACGCCATCGCCAATGGCATCGTGGCGGCTGCCGATGCCGGCGCCAAGGTCATCAACATGAGCCTGGGGGGCTACTCGGCTTCCAAGACTGTGGAGGAGGCCGTGAACTACGCCTGGGACAAGGGGGCGGTGCTGGTGGCGGCGGCCGGCAACGACAACACCGACAGCCCGCTCTACCCCGCCGCCTATGGGAAGGTCATCGCCGTCGGCGCCACCGACAACAAGGACCAGAAGGCCAGCTTCTCCAACTACGGCGACTGGGTGGACATCGGCGCGCCGGGGGTGAGCATCCTCTCCACTGCCCCCGACCACCGAAACCGCCTCTGGATATGGGGCGTTAAGTACGCCTACGGCAGCGGCACCTCCATGGCCACCCCCTTCGTCTCAGGGGTGGCGGGGCTGGTGTGGGCGAGGGGCGCCTGCGATAACAACACCTGTGTGCGCACGGCCGTGGAAGGGAACGCGGATACGCCCTCTGGCCTGGTTGGTCAGTGGCCCAGCGGTGGCCGCCTCAACGCCTGCAGGGCGGTGGGGGGCTCCTGTCCTTAG
- the rpsJ gene encoding 30S ribosomal protein S10, whose amino-acid sequence MARQKIRIKLKAYDHRILDQSAQMIVEAAERTGAVVAGPVPLPTEIKRFCVLRSPHIDKDSREHFEIRTHKRLIDILDPTSKTVDALMRLQLPAGVDIEIKL is encoded by the coding sequence GTGGCCCGCCAGAAGATACGCATCAAGCTTAAGGCATATGACCACCGCATCTTGGACCAGTCGGCCCAGATGATCGTGGAGGCCGCTGAGCGCACAGGGGCGGTGGTGGCCGGGCCTGTCCCATTGCCCACCGAGATCAAGCGCTTTTGCGTCCTCCGTTCCCCTCACATCGACAAGGACTCTCGTGAGCACTTCGAGATCCGTACCCATAAGCGGCTCATCGACATCCTAGACCCCACCTCCAAGACGGTGGACGCCTTAATGCGGCTGCAGCTACCGGCGGGGGTGGACATCGAGATAAAGCTATGA
- the rpmC gene encoding 50S ribosomal protein L29, with the protein MTMGQIRRLSDQELAKEIEEAYRRLFQLRLQKELRQLQNHREIWKLRRHLARLKTEQRARQEVR; encoded by the coding sequence ATGACGATGGGACAGATCCGCCGCCTCTCCGACCAAGAGCTGGCGAAGGAGATAGAGGAGGCGTACAGGCGCCTCTTCCAGCTCCGGCTCCAGAAGGAGCTACGCCAGCTGCAGAACCACCGTGAAATCTGGAAGCTGCGGCGTCACCTGGCCCGCCTCAAGACGGAGCAGCGGGCCCGCCAGGAGGTCAGATAG
- the fusA gene encoding elongation factor G, translating into MLEQVSIERLRNIGIIAHIDAGKTTVTERILYFTGRTYKIGEVDEGTATMDYLPQEKERGITITAAATTCLWRDHVINIVDTPGHVDFTVEVERSLRILDGGVVVFESVHGVQSQSETVWRQADRYKVPRICFVNKMDRMGADFWRTVNMIRERLGARPVAIQIPIGAEGSFQGVVDLVEEVAWVFSDDPTVPPQRLPIPFELREEARRRREQMIEALAEVDDQILMSYVEGHPLTPAEIKKAIRRATIAYLITPVLCGAALRNKGIQPLLDAIVDYLPSPVDLPPVRGIDPRTGEEVERHPSADEPFSALAFKVVADPYVGRLVYFRVYSGRLRQGTNVYNASRRQRERMGRIMRMHANRREDIPEVTAGMIAATVGLKNTFTGDTLCAEEAPILLEAIKFPEPVVSVAIEPRAKDDQERLAVTLARMSEEDPTFRYRYDPETGQTIISGMGELHLEIVVDRMRREFGVEARVGRPEVAYKETITRPARAEGRFIRQTGGRGQYGVVVVEVEPLPRGSGFQFEDRTVGGVIPKEFIPAVEKGARQALEAGVLAHYPVIDVKVTLVDGQHHPVDSSTFAFEMAGSMAVQEALKQAAPVLLEPIMKLEIATPEEFFGDILGDITARRGHVVQVDHQGHLRIVTALVPLAELFNYATDLRSLSQGRATYTLEFHHYEPVPQQLAEAIIGRARGAVRR; encoded by the coding sequence ATGTTGGAGCAGGTATCCATCGAACGACTACGTAACATCGGCATCATCGCCCATATAGATGCCGGCAAGACCACCGTCACCGAGCGTATCCTCTATTTCACCGGCCGCACCTACAAGATAGGGGAGGTGGACGAGGGGACGGCCACCATGGACTATCTGCCCCAGGAGAAGGAGCGGGGCATCACCATCACCGCTGCTGCCACCACCTGCCTCTGGCGCGACCATGTGATCAACATCGTCGACACCCCTGGGCATGTGGACTTCACGGTGGAGGTGGAGCGGAGCCTGCGCATCCTGGATGGCGGGGTGGTGGTGTTCGAATCTGTCCATGGCGTGCAGAGCCAGTCGGAGACGGTGTGGCGGCAGGCCGACCGCTATAAGGTGCCTCGCATCTGTTTCGTCAACAAGATGGACCGGATGGGTGCCGACTTCTGGCGCACGGTGAACATGATCAGGGAGCGGCTGGGGGCGCGCCCGGTGGCCATCCAGATACCCATAGGGGCTGAGGGCTCCTTCCAAGGGGTGGTCGACCTGGTGGAGGAGGTGGCCTGGGTCTTCTCTGACGACCCCACGGTCCCCCCGCAGCGCCTTCCCATCCCCTTCGAGCTCAGGGAGGAGGCCCGCCGCCGCCGCGAGCAGATGATCGAGGCCCTGGCGGAGGTGGACGACCAGATCCTCATGAGCTATGTAGAGGGGCATCCCCTCACGCCAGCGGAGATCAAGAAGGCCATCCGGCGGGCCACCATCGCTTATCTCATCACCCCCGTCCTATGTGGGGCGGCCCTGCGCAACAAAGGCATTCAGCCCCTCCTGGATGCCATCGTGGACTACCTCCCCTCCCCCGTGGACCTGCCGCCGGTAAGGGGCATCGACCCCCGCACGGGGGAGGAGGTAGAGCGGCATCCCAGCGCCGATGAGCCCTTCAGCGCCCTGGCCTTCAAGGTGGTGGCCGACCCCTATGTGGGGCGTCTGGTGTACTTCCGGGTCTATTCCGGCCGCCTGCGCCAGGGCACCAACGTCTACAACGCCAGTCGCCGGCAGCGGGAGCGGATGGGGCGCATCATGCGCATGCACGCCAATCGGCGGGAGGACATACCGGAGGTGACGGCGGGGATGATCGCCGCTACCGTGGGCCTCAAGAACACCTTCACCGGGGACACCCTCTGCGCCGAGGAGGCCCCTATCCTCCTGGAGGCCATCAAGTTCCCCGAGCCGGTGGTCTCGGTGGCCATCGAGCCCCGGGCCAAGGACGACCAGGAGAGATTGGCCGTCACCCTGGCTCGCATGTCGGAGGAGGACCCCACCTTCCGCTACCGCTACGACCCGGAGACGGGCCAGACCATTATCTCGGGCATGGGGGAGCTGCACCTGGAGATCGTGGTGGACCGCATGCGGCGAGAGTTCGGGGTGGAGGCGCGTGTGGGGCGGCCCGAGGTGGCCTACAAGGAGACCATCACCCGCCCCGCGCGGGCTGAGGGGCGCTTCATCCGCCAGACGGGCGGTCGCGGCCAGTACGGAGTGGTGGTGGTGGAGGTGGAGCCCCTGCCCCGCGGCTCCGGCTTCCAGTTCGAGGACCGCACCGTGGGGGGCGTCATCCCCAAGGAGTTCATACCAGCGGTGGAGAAGGGCGCCCGCCAGGCCCTGGAGGCGGGGGTGTTGGCCCACTACCCCGTCATCGATGTCAAGGTGACCCTGGTGGATGGCCAGCACCACCCGGTGGACTCCTCCACCTTCGCCTTCGAGATGGCTGGGTCTATGGCTGTCCAGGAGGCCCTCAAGCAGGCAGCGCCGGTGCTCCTGGAACCCATCATGAAGTTGGAGATCGCCACCCCGGAGGAGTTCTTCGGCGACATTTTGGGCGACATCACCGCCCGCCGGGGCCATGTGGTGCAAGTGGACCATCAGGGGCACCTACGCATCGTCACCGCCCTGGTACCCCTGGCTGAGCTCTTCAATTACGCCACCGACTTGCGCTCCCTCTCCCAGGGCCGCGCTACCTACACCTTGGAATTCCACCACTACGAGCCCGTGCCCCAGCAGCTGGCGGAGGCCATCATCGGCCGCGCCCGCGGGGCAGTGCGGAGGTGA
- a CDS encoding TlpA disulfide reductase family protein, with protein sequence MRWDLRSRLLALVGVAVIVAVVLLPLKVLGLLGRQGGLEEARLVETGPPAGVGGYSVGPERGQFAPDFEAPTLEGGQKVRLSDFRGRPVYLNFWATWCGPCERELPDIARLRRSHPDLVVIGINRAEPPERALRFLKNLGLSGSSSPFTASVADPTDVLFPAYRGIGMPFSVFLNRQGRVVAVYNGLLPLEKMEEMYRLAAETD encoded by the coding sequence ATGAGGTGGGACCTGCGGAGCAGGCTTCTGGCCCTTGTGGGCGTAGCGGTGATTGTGGCGGTGGTTTTGTTACCGTTAAAGGTGCTGGGGCTTCTGGGGCGGCAAGGGGGGCTGGAGGAGGCCCGACTGGTGGAGACAGGCCCACCAGCTGGGGTGGGGGGTTATTCCGTGGGGCCGGAGCGAGGGCAATTCGCCCCCGATTTTGAGGCGCCCACCTTAGAAGGGGGCCAGAAGGTGCGCCTAAGCGATTTTCGTGGTCGCCCCGTCTACCTCAACTTCTGGGCCACGTGGTGCGGGCCCTGTGAGCGGGAGCTCCCGGACATCGCTCGCCTGCGGCGTTCTCACCCCGACCTTGTGGTGATAGGCATCAACCGGGCCGAGCCGCCGGAGCGGGCTCTTCGGTTCCTGAAGAACCTCGGGCTTTCGGGGAGCAGCTCCCCCTTCACGGCCTCTGTAGCCGACCCCACTGACGTGCTATTCCCTGCTTATAGGGGCATCGGCATGCCCTTCAGCGTTTTCCTCAACCGTCAGGGGCGGGTAGTAGCCGTGTATAATGGCCTCCTCCCTCTGGAGAAGATGGAGGAGATGTACCGCTTGGCGGCAGAGACGGACTGA